Within the Salvia hispanica cultivar TCC Black 2014 chromosome 4, UniMelb_Shisp_WGS_1.0, whole genome shotgun sequence genome, the region gaattttaatagaCTGAGAGTCGTAACTGAGCTAGCAGATGTCGGTAGACACCGTGAAGCTGTATTGGCAACTTACATGCCAGAGGAGCCAGGAAGCTTTAAGCGGCTTTGTGAGCTTGTGCGATTTTCTTTATAATCTTCGTTGTCATTCCTTTATGACTGATAAATCCccctttttattatttagatattttccGATTGCAGGTCGGACTTATGAATATCACTGAACTCAAATACAGATTCAATCCagataaagaaaaatctcTAGTACTATACAGGCAAGGCAATACATACCTTTCGCGACTTCGCGTGTTTTctaaaaaacaacaaacatgTTTGGTATAATTACTCTTATTATGTTTAcccttttctcttttatacAGTGTTGGTCATCACACAAAAGCAGAACTTGGTGCAATGATGGAAAGACTAAAATCGTCCCAACTACATACTATTAATCTCACAAAGAATGACTTGGTGAAAGATCATTTGCGACATCTGGTATGGACTCATATTTCTGATATTTGTATGTAACTTTATTGAAAGGAAATAGTATTGGCTTGAGTTCACTTCAATCCTCATGTTTGACACTtgagttttgaattttgataacTTTATTCTGTTTTCCTACAACTTCACTTAAGTTTCTGTTTGGCTTAaccttaaaaatattgattatatgtCTTGCTTGGTTACTTAACCTATCTGTATGTGATTCATTTTGCAGATGGGAGGCCGATCAAATGTCAAAGATGAGCTACTGTGTCGCTTTGTTTTCCCTGAGAGGCCAGGAGCCGTAGTGAAGTTTTTAGACGCTTTTACTCCACGTTGGAATATTAGTCTCTTCCATTACCGCGGACAGGTTATTATCCCAAGCTTTTCTTGTTTGATAGATTTTGGACTTTCCATTTCCGAAAACTTACCCATCTGTTCCATCTTTAGGGGGAAACTGGTGCTAATGTGTTGGTTGGCATCCAAGTCTCTGATGCTGAGATGGGAGAGTTTCGGGAGCGTGCAAATAGTCTTGGTTACGAGTATGAAATGGAAACTGAAAATGAGGCTTTCCAGCTTCTGATGCGTTGAACATACAGGCGACTTATCTTGTCAGGTTTATAAGTTGTCAAAAATGAACTGTTTATAGTTCAATAATTATGAAGAGTATGAGGCGACTTGTTTATTTGTGTATCAAAATATGACAATGCAATGAGTGATGCTCTCACATCAAGGTCTATAactaataaacaaaatcaaattaatagtttaagCGCTTCTGTTGTAGTAATGTGTATTCGATTTACAATTGTGATTTACAGAAGGTAGAGTCTCCAACTCAAATTATGATCTCTATATTCCTGATCAagtgaaaacaaaataaaatcgcCTTCAGATCACATATGTATAGttgtgaataaaatatactagtgCATACAATATGTTGGAATTGGTCAAATATGTGGTTGATGGAGTTGTACATTGATTCTTCTAAGCCACATAGAATGCAGAATCATGTGAAACACATCATAGCGTTTAGGAGGGAAGTTAACCTCGAAATGTCGCCTCACTCTCACACCATTCCTCTGCATctccaaatatttttcttgagGTACAGCCATCAAAATCTTCTTCAAGTTTGCAATCTCCTTCACCTCAACCTCAAGTGCAAACTTAGTCCACTCCAAAACGTCGTCGAATGGCTTGGCGTAGTGGTCCTTGAGCAGCACCGGAACGCAGCCCATGTAGATGGCCTCCACCATTCTAGGGCTGGCCACCTCCCACCCACTGGGACAGATACAGTACTTACTCCTCCTGAACATCCCGTAGTAGGACATGTTCTCGGGGAGATACTCGTGGACTTGAATCTCGGGGTCCTTGTTCCTCCACTGCTCCATCAGGACCTGCCTGATGTAGCCGTGGACCCCTCCCGCGTAGAAAACTAGAACAGGGCGCTCCTCTGCTGGTGGCCCTCCGATCAGCCCGTCCAAGGTGCCTTCGGGGAGGTGTATCTCCGGCATTGACACATCCGTCCCCGGCTTGAACCCTTCCGAGGTGTTGGCGTTGCAGAGGACCCTGATCGAGTTCTTGTACAGATGTTCCGCACCAATAGAAATTTTCGGCGTCTCCATGTTACAAATTTCATGTCAAAACTTTATTCAATTGAAGAGATTAGAGAATTAGAAGGTGATGAATTTAGTTACCCAATCATGGCAGCCGACGATGAAGTGGTCGCGGCCGAGAGAGCGGTTCCAGAAAGGGTGGCGCGTGGAGATGAGGTTGACATAGTCTGTGGCGATGTTCTGCAAGGGATCCCAAGCGCGGTTGTGTACGACGTAAGCGTAGTTGGCGATGGACTGGAAGCTGATGGGGAGAAAAAAAAGGTGGGCCCTGAGAGGGTCTGTGGTTCGGAAGCTGGAGATTTcaatttgatgaagaatgaTGCCTTCAATACCGAGGATGCCGAGGCTGGTGCCGTAGTGGTACAGCGGAGGGTCTCCCTCCTCGTATACGTAAATCTTCAACGTTTTCTCCATTTCCAAGTAGCTCCTACATTTGCACCACGTTAATCAAAATCATTCGTCAACATAATTTGTTTTGAAGCACAAACACCTGTGGAAAGCATTGGGATTCCGGTAGAGGGGGCCGCGCGGAATGTAGTCAGCGTCGTATGAGGATTCGTTGTTGGTTCGAGCTTCGTGGATGTTTGCTCGAGCTTTTGCTAAACTCGCCTCCACCATCTCTAAATCCGCATATTTTCTCTTACTCTCAACAACCTGCCGGATTTTGAGGAGAAAATCAgcactagtatttttttcaaagtaaagaaatcaaaacatggataataatattactGGAGGCGGGGCGGCGGAGGTGAGAGCGATAGGTTGGGGCGGCAATGGGAAGGAAAAGGAGGAAGAAGGTTTGTGGTTGAATATGAGCAGAAGCGCGGAGAGCATGATTAACGGAATCACTACAAAATAAAcgaatttgggagaagaagaaaaggaggaTGAAGGATCCGCCATGTTTGTTTTGTCTTCTCCTCTTTTTCCTCTAATCTCAACAACATTTAATGGAAGCAAACAGCAGTCATGTGCTCAAGCTGCAACAAACTTCTATTTCTTCGCTACACATTTTCGTAAATCTATATCTCGCCTGCGACACGACAAACGAGACTGAcgtatattttcatttttagagaAATTTAGTAGGGCCCAAATTACTTCCAAGTTAAATGGACTAAGACCTAAGTATATAAACAGTCTCCATCTTCGATCATAGTATTTGGCATGATTTACTTCcttatttaacttttataattttttcaattttttgaacaAAAAGGCCCTCCAACGGCAACCTATGAAAACCATTTTGATCTATTTTGGTGATGAAatcaaattagaaaaaaaattaatcctatactttaattggagtatttattatagtaaaaaaattattactgaaatttagaattttgaaaaagtatAGCTTAACTTTGGATTAATTAACTCTAATTCCaggatttaaaaatattaattataattcaaattatattggTGGATTCTCGTAGACTCGTAGTTATCATAATCTATCCTACTAGACTAAAAACCacaaaatgaaagataaagaaaaactaataaaaattataaaaaaaataaattataatgggATAAACGATCCCCATCTTAAATTGTGGTCCACTCATTTTGTACTAcgtgaatatttgaaatacacatgtttttgttttggcTAAAGTATTAATCCCTCATTAGTTGGATAGAGcgagtaaatatatttatactagatttaattaataatttttatatattagtaatttgtatttttatgatttatttccTTAGTTGGttagaattatatttaaaatttgatatgacatgtatactactccctccgtctcatagaaataattcattttgagatgtcccataaaaatatttcattctattccctctgtcccattagaaatgaaacgttttccattttgggttgtcccataaaaaatgaaacgtttcttaaaatagaaataactttatctctacttttccttttccttctctcttactttactctctcttctttaactcacaaaacaacactacataactTTGCCGAAAAGcgaacgtttcatatttattgggacggagggagtatttgataacCTCATTCTTTCTAATAAGGTGGActtcattctccactaacaatactttaattattttttctttctatctttctcttactttattaattttgcattaatttCGGTGTCGTcctaaatattcatatttttatggaatggagggagtagaatatttttgaaataccTTTGTATCTccatatattataaaaatgtgttgagaCGTGGAGTATTTCATAATCGATAATCAATAGAAATTCATGCCTTTTATCTTTCAAGCAATTATCGttattttcttcacaaaaaaaCCCAAGATGCGCAAGTTTTAGTGGCATTTTTGGTGCAAAATTATGACGAATAGTGAAAAGAACCCATGATATGTTTAAAGTTCAGAGACTATTGGTGTGCAAAATACAAAGTTC harbors:
- the LOC125219527 gene encoding probable glycosyltransferase At5g03795 isoform X1, producing the protein MADPSSSFSSSPKFVYFVVIPLIMLSALLLIFNHKPSSSFSFPLPPQPIALTSAAPPPVVESKRKYADLEMVEASLAKARANIHEARTNNESSYDADYIPRGPLYRNPNAFHRSYLEMEKTLKIYVYEEGDPPLYHYGTSLGILGIEGIILHQIEISSFRTTDPLRAHLFFLPISFQSIANYAYVVHNRAWDPLQNIATDYVNLISTRHPFWNRSLGRDHFIVGCHDWTPKISIGAEHLYKNSIRVLCNANTSEGFKPGTDVSMPEIHLPEGTLDGLIGGPPAEERPVLVFYAGGVHGYIRQVLMEQWRNKDPEIQVHEYLPENMSYYGMFRRSKYCICPSGWEVASPRMVEAIYMGCVPVLLKDHYAKPFDDVLEWTKFALEVEVKEIANLKKILMAVPQEKYLEMQRNGVRVRRHFEVNFPPKRYDVFHMILHSMWLRRINVQLHQPHI
- the LOC125219527 gene encoding probable glycosyltransferase At5g03795 isoform X2, encoding MADPSSSFSSSPKFVYFVVIPLIMLSALLLIFNHKPSSSFSFPLPPQPIALTSAAPPPVVESKRKYADLEMVEASLAKARANIHEARTNNESSYDADYIPRGPLYRNPNAFHRSYLEMEKTLKIYVYEEGDPPLYHYGTSLGILGIEGIILHQIEISSFRTTDPLRAHLFFLPISFQSIANYAYVVHNRAWDPLQNIATDYVNLISTRHPFWNRSLGRDHFIVGCHDWTPKISIGAEHLYKNSIRVLCNANTSEGFKPGTDVSMPEIHLPEGTLDGLIGGPPAEERPVLVFYAGGVHGYIRQVLMEQWRNKDPEIQVHEYLPENMSYYGMFRRSKYCICPSGWEVASPRMVEAIYMGCVPVLLKDHYAKPFDDVLEWTKFALEVEVKEIANLKKILMAVPQEKYLEMQRNGVRVRRHFEEYRDHNLSWRLYLL